A single Oncorhynchus kisutch isolate 150728-3 linkage group LG19, Okis_V2, whole genome shotgun sequence DNA region contains:
- the med19a gene encoding mediator of RNA polymerase II transcription subunit 19-A, whose amino-acid sequence MTEMFSNLYGQNEAQGPPGSSSLGFGPGKPPPPLPPNQVTMAAQMPPQHGDEGPALRKPGAMNEPFYLLRELPVGNELTGNTNLITHYNLEHAYNKFCGKKVKEKLSNFLPELPGMIDCPGTQDGSSLRSLIEKPPVCGNSFSPLTGASLTGFRLHTGPLPEQYRLMHIQPPKKKSKNKHKHHRPQDPIPQETPSDSDPKKKKKKRDDDPDRKKKKKDKKKKKNRHSPDHPGLAGSQPNSNSLR is encoded by the exons ATGACGGAAATGTTTTCAAATCTGTATGGGCAAAATGAAGCTCAGGGACCACCCGGATCATCGTCTTTGGGATTCGGACCGGGAAAACCACCACCGCCTCTGCCGCCAAATCAAGTCACAATGGCGGCTCAGATGCCACCTCAGCACGGGGATGAGGGGCCTGCTCTACGGAAGCCGGGAGCAATGAACGAACCTTTTTATTTACTGCGAGAGCTACCAG TGGGCAATGAGCTGACGGGCAACACCAACCTAATCACCCATTACAACCTGGAACACGCCTACAACAAGTTCTGTGGCAAGAAGGTTAAGGAGAAGCTCAGCAACTTCCTGCCAGAGTTACCAG GTATGATAGACTGTCCTGGCACCCAGGATGGCAGTTCGTTGCGCTCTCTGATAGAGAAGCCTCCAGTGTGTGGCAACTCCTTCAGCCCTCTGACCGGAGCCAGCCTCACCGGCTTCAGACTACACACCggacct CTACCAGAGCAGTACAGACTGATGCACATACAGCCCCCAAAGAAGAAGAGCAAAAACAAGCACAAACACCACCGACCACAAGATCCCATAccgcaag AAACCCCGTCAGACTCTGAccccaagaagaagaagaaaaagagggaTGACGACCCCGATCGCAAGAAGAAAAAGAAGGACAAGAAAAAGAAGAAG